One stretch of Methylopila sp. 73B DNA includes these proteins:
- a CDS encoding DNA polymerase III subunit gamma/tau: MSATPYRVLARKYRPQRFEDLIGQEPMVRTLTNAFASGRIAQAWILTGVRGVGKTTTARILARALNYETAEGGGGPTVDLSVPGVHCEAIMESRHVDVVEMDAASHTGVADVRQILETVHYAPVMARYKVFIIDEVHMLSTSAFNAFLKTLEEPPPHVKFVFATTEIRKVPVTVLSRCQSFSLRRVAADELSAHLKRICDKENVAVEDEALAVVSRAAEGSVRDALSLLDQAIAHGQGDVRAEAVRGMLGLADRAGVLDLFDAVMRGDTASALDGFRGQYDVGADPVAVLTDLAETVHLVTRIKLAPKAADDPSLSEAERLRGRDFAERLSMRVLSRAWQMLLKGISEVQVAPKPAQAADMVLVRLAHVADLPTPEEAIRMLDGAGTALPQPSTQPLAPQRGGPPMGPSGGSRGPEAMAPARMSSGAAAAREMAPEAAQAPPRAQQAQVQPTMRLSRFEDLVALAAREREIQLHAALLRQVRVVRFEDGVLEFQPTPDATSDLAGAISKKLQEWTGQRWMVAVAAGEGAPTIHEREQAEAAARLEGVQAHPHVRAILDRMPGAVIVDVRARKPEPETADLDAAAVDALPAADDDIDDF, from the coding sequence ATGAGCGCGACCCCCTACCGCGTCCTCGCCCGCAAATACCGTCCCCAGCGCTTCGAGGACCTGATCGGCCAGGAGCCGATGGTCCGAACCCTCACCAACGCCTTCGCCTCCGGCCGCATCGCGCAGGCCTGGATCCTCACGGGCGTGCGCGGCGTCGGCAAGACGACGACCGCTCGCATCCTCGCGCGCGCGCTGAACTACGAGACCGCGGAGGGCGGCGGCGGGCCGACGGTCGACCTGTCCGTCCCCGGCGTGCACTGCGAAGCCATCATGGAGTCGCGCCACGTCGACGTGGTCGAGATGGACGCCGCGAGCCACACCGGCGTCGCCGACGTGCGGCAGATCCTGGAGACCGTGCACTACGCGCCCGTCATGGCGCGCTACAAGGTCTTCATCATCGACGAAGTGCACATGCTCTCGACGAGCGCCTTCAACGCTTTTCTGAAGACCCTCGAGGAGCCGCCGCCGCACGTGAAGTTCGTGTTCGCGACGACGGAGATCCGCAAGGTGCCGGTGACGGTGCTGTCGCGTTGCCAGTCGTTCTCGCTGCGGCGGGTCGCGGCGGACGAGCTGTCGGCGCACCTCAAGCGCATCTGCGACAAGGAGAACGTCGCCGTCGAGGACGAGGCGCTCGCGGTCGTGTCGCGGGCGGCCGAGGGCTCGGTGCGCGACGCGCTCTCGCTGCTCGACCAGGCGATCGCCCACGGCCAGGGCGACGTGCGGGCCGAAGCCGTGCGCGGCATGCTGGGCCTCGCCGACCGCGCCGGCGTGCTCGACCTGTTCGACGCCGTCATGCGCGGCGACACCGCCTCTGCGCTCGACGGGTTTCGCGGGCAGTACGACGTCGGCGCCGACCCGGTCGCGGTGCTGACCGACCTCGCCGAGACGGTCCATCTCGTCACCCGCATCAAGCTCGCGCCCAAGGCCGCCGACGACCCCTCGCTCAGCGAGGCGGAGCGCCTGCGCGGCCGCGACTTCGCCGAGCGGCTGTCGATGCGCGTGCTGTCGCGCGCCTGGCAGATGCTGCTCAAGGGCATTTCCGAAGTGCAGGTCGCGCCTAAGCCGGCGCAGGCCGCCGACATGGTGCTGGTGCGCCTCGCCCATGTGGCCGACCTGCCGACGCCGGAGGAGGCGATCCGCATGCTGGACGGCGCGGGGACGGCGCTGCCCCAGCCCTCGACCCAGCCCTTGGCGCCGCAGCGGGGCGGCCCCCCGATGGGGCCGTCCGGCGGCTCCCGCGGTCCCGAGGCCATGGCGCCCGCGCGCATGAGCTCCGGCGCGGCGGCGGCGCGCGAGATGGCGCCCGAGGCCGCGCAGGCCCCGCCGCGCGCGCAGCAGGCGCAGGTTCAGCCGACCATGCGGCTGTCGCGGTTCGAGGACCTGGTGGCGCTGGCGGCGCGCGAGCGCGAGATCCAGCTGCACGCCGCGCTGCTGCGGCAGGTGCGGGTGGTGCGGTTCGAGGACGGCGTGCTGGAGTTCCAGCCGACGCCGGACGCGACCTCCGACCTCGCCGGCGCGATCTCGAAGAAGCTGCAGGAGTGGACCGGCCAGCGCTGGATGGTGGCGGTCGCCGCCGGCGAAGGCGCGCCCACCATTCACGAGCGCGAGCAGGCGGAGGCCGCGGCCCGGCTGGAGGGCGTGCAGGCCCACCCGCATGTGCGCGCCATCCTGGACCGGATGCCGGGCGCGGTGATCGTGGACGTGCGCGCCCGCAAGCCCGAGCCTGAGACGGCTGACCTTGACGCCGCGGCGGTCGACGCCCTACCTGCGGCGGACGACGACATCGACGATTTCTAA
- the nudC gene encoding NAD(+) diphosphatase, protein MNDLPSHRQAPDAPADLGYAGLALDRCGEAREDMGFLAAAEADPAARMALFIGSRAVLRAAGGGTLDPLFDRALAEALGPVERTVFLGRDASGPVFAAHLDDGVETAVGRADDLALEDLRAVATDGRLAGAALALAGYAKSMLLWHERHGFCASCGAKTAMRGGGWKRECPACGALHFPRTDPVVIMLVTRGDRCLLGRQPRFAPGMWSCLAGFVEPGETIEAAVRRETREEAGVTVGRVAYALSQPWPFPSQLMLGLVAEALTEEITPDLEELEDARWFSREDVRQMLAGGHPAGWFAPPPAAIAHHLLRLFAQN, encoded by the coding sequence ATGAACGACCTCCCCTCTCATCGACAGGCCCCGGACGCCCCCGCCGACCTCGGCTACGCCGGCCTGGCGCTCGACCGCTGCGGCGAGGCCCGCGAGGACATGGGCTTTCTGGCGGCGGCGGAAGCGGACCCCGCCGCGCGCATGGCGCTGTTCATCGGCTCCCGCGCGGTGCTGCGGGCGGCGGGCGGCGGGACGCTCGACCCGCTGTTCGACCGCGCCCTGGCCGAGGCGCTCGGCCCCGTGGAACGCACGGTGTTCCTTGGCCGCGACGCTTCGGGGCCGGTGTTCGCCGCCCATCTCGACGACGGCGTGGAGACCGCCGTCGGGCGCGCCGACGACCTCGCGCTCGAAGACCTGCGCGCCGTCGCGACCGACGGACGTCTGGCGGGAGCCGCGCTGGCGCTCGCCGGCTACGCCAAGAGCATGCTGCTCTGGCACGAGCGGCACGGCTTCTGCGCCAGCTGCGGCGCGAAGACCGCGATGCGCGGCGGCGGCTGGAAGCGCGAATGCCCGGCCTGCGGCGCGCTGCACTTCCCCCGCACCGATCCGGTCGTCATCATGCTAGTGACGCGCGGCGACCGCTGCCTGCTCGGCCGACAGCCCCGCTTCGCGCCTGGCATGTGGTCCTGCCTCGCGGGCTTCGTGGAGCCGGGCGAGACCATCGAGGCGGCGGTGCGCCGCGAGACGCGGGAGGAGGCTGGCGTCACGGTCGGCCGCGTCGCCTACGCGCTGTCGCAGCCCTGGCCGTTCCCGTCCCAGCTGATGCTGGGGCTCGTGGCCGAGGCGCTCACCGAGGAGATCACGCCGGACCTCGAGGAGTTGGAGGACGCGCGCTGGTTCTCACGCGAGGATGTCCGGCAGATGCTGGCCGGCGGGCATCCCGCCGGCTGGTTCGCGCCGCCGCCAGCGGCGATCGCCCATCATTTGCTGCGGCTTTTCGCGCAGAATTGA